The Vulpes lagopus strain Blue_001 chromosome 24, ASM1834538v1, whole genome shotgun sequence genome has a window encoding:
- the PMAIP1 gene encoding phorbol-12-myristate-13-acetate-induced protein 1 encodes MPGRKARKGAQPGPTRAPGELEVECAIQLRKFGDKLNFRQKLLNLLSKLFRSGT; translated from the exons ATGCCCGGCAGGAAGGCGCGCAAGGGCGCGCAGCCCGGCCCCACGCGGGCCCCCGGAG agctCGAAGTGGAGTGTGCCATTCAGCTCAGGAAGTTTGGAGACAAACTGAATTTCCGGCAGAAACTTCTGAATCTGTTATCCAAACTCTTCCGCTCAGGAACCTGA